A window of the Dyadobacter pollutisoli genome harbors these coding sequences:
- a CDS encoding DUF1553 domain-containing protein, producing the protein MLRPFIKYCLLLPVAGTMMASCNDGVDLPEDVAAEMSTLNQTIDYTYDVKPILSDRCFACHGPDANHQKAGLRLDVAKAAYEKETESGLKAINPGKPGRSELVHRILSGDPEYLMPTPESHLSLTAREKAILIKWVDEGAEYKPHWAFTKVEKPQPPKVKNEQWVRNDIDRFILSKLEDKKITPSPEADKTTLLRRVYLDLTGLPPTPEEVNAFLADRSANAYEKVVDKVLASPHYGEHMAVSWLDAARYADTHGYQDDGPRTAWPFRDWVIQSFNKNQPYDQFVTWQLAGDMLPNPTRDQMVATGFNRMHQQSQEGGIIPEEYRAAYVSDRVDTFGKTFLGITVECARCHDHKYDPISHKDYYSLYAFFNNNNENGQVPYNGEASPSITLPSPEADAKLKFIHANLAHEKADRDKKATLHEQNFQKWLATAQLQPEKVLIPDKKDLAGHFTFDEPAGKEFQNLADPKHKAVAEGDDSLSNVASRPGRIGKARYLFGDNSVGFGDNFAFFERNQAFSVSIWFNLHDPAVSGSLIHKSNGVFNGYRGWNIFREKDGRIRLIMSHVWPENSIEIQTTDKFPMNKWTQIGFSYDGLSKANGLKLYINGQQAKVTVHNDNLTESILYGKNKTNWYVDRLNIGRLSDQRTKNFEIDELKIYTRPLTSLEMLGLYTLQNEVVAALKTPAASRKPAQLAALKDYYLNNVDQDFMKNLTESRKLIGEETEILDKEIDVMVMKERKFPRKSFILNRGAYDAPGKEVHPDTPDSFFKIPKDFPKNRLGLAKWLLHKDHPLFTRVTVNRFWMMYFGKGLVVSSDDFGNQGELPTHPQLLDYLSATFRASKWDVKAMQKLIVTSATYRQSSKIDPKFKDVDPDNKLYARGPSYRMSAEQIRDNALASSSLLTQRIGGKSAYPYQPAGLWEALATRNEVVYKQQHGDSLYRRSLYTVWKRSAPPPMMLNFDAAERHFCITKRQKTSTPLQALVVMNDPQFVEASRVLAQQMLKKGRTLDEQITYGFTALTSRAPSQRELTILKELYQEEYTDFSKNPKKAREILSAGEYPVDKMLNPAQLAAGTIVASTVMNFDEFLIKR; encoded by the coding sequence ATGCTTCGTCCTTTTATAAAATATTGTCTTCTACTACCCGTTGCCGGAACGATGATGGCTTCCTGCAATGACGGGGTCGATTTGCCTGAGGACGTGGCGGCAGAAATGTCGACGCTGAACCAGACGATCGACTATACTTATGACGTAAAACCGATCCTATCCGACCGCTGCTTTGCCTGCCACGGCCCGGACGCCAACCACCAGAAAGCAGGGTTACGGCTCGACGTTGCCAAAGCTGCCTATGAAAAAGAGACCGAAAGCGGCCTGAAAGCGATCAATCCCGGCAAACCCGGACGCAGCGAACTGGTACACCGGATTTTGTCCGGCGACCCGGAGTACCTGATGCCTACACCCGAATCACATTTATCGCTGACCGCCCGGGAAAAGGCAATATTGATCAAATGGGTGGACGAAGGTGCTGAATACAAGCCACATTGGGCATTTACCAAAGTAGAAAAACCACAGCCTCCGAAAGTAAAAAATGAGCAATGGGTCAGAAATGACATTGACCGTTTTATCCTCAGCAAGCTGGAAGACAAGAAGATAACACCCTCACCCGAGGCCGACAAAACTACGCTTTTGAGACGGGTGTACCTGGACCTGACCGGCTTACCGCCTACTCCCGAGGAAGTAAATGCATTTCTGGCCGACCGCTCAGCCAATGCTTACGAAAAGGTCGTGGACAAGGTTCTGGCCTCACCGCATTATGGCGAGCACATGGCCGTGTCGTGGCTGGATGCCGCCCGTTACGCGGATACACACGGATATCAGGATGACGGCCCTCGCACGGCCTGGCCATTCCGCGATTGGGTAATCCAGTCATTTAACAAAAACCAGCCTTACGATCAGTTTGTTACCTGGCAGCTTGCCGGTGATATGCTCCCCAACCCTACCCGCGATCAGATGGTGGCGACGGGTTTCAACCGGATGCACCAGCAGAGCCAGGAAGGCGGTATCATTCCCGAGGAGTACCGGGCTGCGTACGTCTCGGACCGGGTAGATACTTTTGGAAAGACATTTCTGGGCATTACCGTGGAATGCGCCCGCTGCCACGATCACAAATATGACCCGATCAGCCACAAAGACTACTATTCGCTGTACGCATTCTTCAATAATAACAATGAAAATGGTCAGGTGCCATACAATGGGGAGGCCAGCCCGTCCATTACATTGCCCTCCCCGGAAGCCGACGCAAAGCTGAAATTTATCCATGCTAACCTCGCTCACGAGAAGGCTGACCGGGATAAGAAAGCCACATTACACGAACAGAACTTTCAAAAATGGCTGGCTACGGCACAGTTGCAGCCGGAAAAAGTATTAATTCCTGACAAAAAAGACCTGGCTGGACATTTCACATTTGATGAACCCGCGGGAAAAGAATTTCAAAACCTGGCCGACCCGAAACACAAAGCGGTTGCCGAAGGCGACGATAGCCTTTCTAATGTAGCCTCCCGGCCCGGCAGGATCGGAAAAGCGAGGTATTTGTTCGGGGACAATTCGGTTGGTTTCGGCGACAATTTTGCCTTTTTCGAGCGCAATCAGGCTTTTAGTGTCAGTATATGGTTCAATTTACATGATCCGGCGGTGAGCGGTTCGTTGATCCACAAATCCAACGGCGTATTTAACGGATACCGTGGCTGGAATATTTTCAGGGAAAAAGATGGTCGCATCAGATTGATTATGAGCCACGTTTGGCCTGAGAATTCCATCGAAATACAAACTACCGACAAGTTCCCGATGAACAAATGGACGCAGATCGGTTTCTCTTACGATGGATTAAGCAAGGCCAATGGCCTAAAATTATACATCAACGGGCAGCAGGCGAAAGTGACCGTTCACAACGACAACCTCACCGAGAGTATTCTGTACGGAAAGAACAAAACGAACTGGTACGTCGACAGGCTCAACATTGGCAGGCTGTCGGACCAACGGACCAAGAATTTTGAAATAGACGAACTGAAAATATACACCCGCCCGCTGACCTCGCTTGAAATGCTGGGCCTCTATACCCTCCAAAACGAAGTAGTAGCGGCGCTCAAAACACCTGCTGCATCGAGAAAGCCTGCTCAGTTAGCTGCGTTGAAGGATTATTATCTCAACAATGTGGACCAGGATTTTATGAAAAATCTTACTGAAAGCAGAAAACTGATCGGCGAAGAAACCGAAATCCTTGACAAGGAAATCGATGTAATGGTGATGAAGGAACGCAAATTCCCGCGTAAATCATTTATCCTGAACCGTGGCGCATACGATGCTCCTGGCAAGGAAGTACACCCGGATACGCCGGACAGTTTCTTCAAAATACCCAAAGATTTTCCAAAAAACAGGTTGGGACTGGCCAAATGGCTGCTCCATAAAGATCATCCATTGTTTACAAGGGTGACGGTCAATAGGTTCTGGATGATGTATTTTGGCAAAGGGCTGGTAGTTTCCAGCGACGACTTTGGCAACCAGGGCGAGCTGCCAACGCATCCGCAGCTGCTCGATTATTTGTCGGCCACATTCAGGGCTTCGAAATGGGACGTGAAAGCGATGCAAAAGCTGATCGTTACCTCTGCTACCTATCGTCAATCTTCCAAAATTGATCCGAAATTTAAAGATGTAGACCCGGATAACAAGTTATATGCCCGCGGCCCAAGCTACCGTATGTCTGCCGAGCAGATCCGCGACAACGCGCTGGCATCCAGCAGCCTGCTTACCCAGCGAATCGGAGGCAAAAGTGCCTACCCGTATCAGCCGGCAGGACTTTGGGAGGCGCTGGCAACGCGGAACGAGGTGGTTTACAAACAGCAGCATGGCGACAGCTTGTACCGCAGAAGCCTTTACACGGTTTGGAAACGCAGTGCTCCCCCACCCATGATGCTCAATTTTGACGCGGCGGAAAGACATTTCTGCATTACCAAGAGGCAAAAAACGAGTACACCGTTGCAGGCTTTGGTGGTCATGAATGATCCACAATTCGTGGAAGCTTCGAGGGTACTGGCGCAACAGATGCTCAAAAAAGGCCGCACATTGGATGAGCAAATCACTTACGGGTTCACTGCTTTGACGAGCCGGGCGCCAAGTCAGCGGGAATTGACGATCCTGAAAGAGCTGTACCAGGAGGAATATACCGATTTCAGCAAAAACCCTAAAAAGGCAAGAGAGATACTGTCGGCCGGTGAGTATCCGGTGGATAAAATGTTGAATCCGGCACAGTTAGCAGCCGGTACCATTGTGGCCAGTACGGTGATGAACTTTGACGAATTTTTGATCAAGAGATAA
- a CDS encoding RNA polymerase sigma factor — protein sequence MKIGALHNETELLAQAAAGSEKAFATLFHGYRDKIYSVAMRLTRSTFMAEEVVQDIFLKLWVKKECLSDIQDFEDYLFIMTRNHVFTALRRVARQQQLVDDLQLEMPSSEDSTYNRIVNQELEQILQQAVELLPAQQKQIYLLSKEQEMKRDEIAKLLRISSETVKTHLARALRHIRAYSKLKLEITISWLLFFLVN from the coding sequence TTGAAAATAGGGGCGTTACATAACGAAACAGAACTGCTGGCGCAGGCTGCGGCGGGAAGCGAAAAAGCTTTCGCCACGTTATTTCATGGTTACCGGGACAAAATTTACTCTGTGGCTATGCGACTTACGCGTTCTACATTCATGGCGGAAGAGGTAGTGCAGGATATCTTTTTGAAGCTTTGGGTAAAAAAAGAATGTCTTTCCGACATACAGGATTTTGAAGATTACCTTTTTATCATGACCCGAAACCATGTTTTCACAGCATTGAGAAGGGTGGCACGCCAGCAGCAACTTGTCGACGATCTGCAACTCGAAATGCCTTCCTCCGAGGACAGTACTTACAACCGCATCGTGAACCAGGAACTGGAACAGATCCTGCAACAGGCAGTGGAATTGCTCCCCGCTCAGCAAAAACAAATTTATCTGCTTAGCAAAGAGCAGGAAATGAAGCGGGACGAGATCGCCAAGCTCCTTCGTATCTCTTCCGAAACCGTTAAAACGCACCTGGCCAGGGCGTTACGGCACATCCGTGCGTACAGCAAGTTGAAGCTCGAAATCACCATCTCCTGGTTGTTGTTTTTCTTGGTAAATTAA
- a CDS encoding FecR family protein yields MHSPRLEDLFLRYCEKNVTEAEREELMTLLLLEENREQINGLIDQLIRSDQSGNGLSQETADDILNSIFTATAQPQANFAPATDNEEEDNVAPPVRPLWIFRLVAASVALLLMYGGYRWINKKDQQIMPVAELVSVYGEDIRAGGNKAILTLADGQTLDLATITSENLAGQPGTTIDKTKGQISYSNVPGNARAIAYNVLKTPLGGQYKVVLPDGSRAWLNAGSSLKYPTAFAGKDRNVEMTGEVYFEIEPNKKMPFHVRVLDKYVDGKDMEITVLGTHFNISSYSDEPTIQTTLLEGSVRVEKGNVTKVLSPGQQARVEAGLAKDIAVKMVDTESVVAWKEGRFEFNGNIKEIMRQISRWYDLDVYYEGNVDKKAFAGTISRKNNVSEVLKMLELTGGIQFRIEERKITVRNTDQ; encoded by the coding sequence ATGCATAGCCCACGGCTGGAAGATTTGTTTTTGCGGTACTGTGAAAAGAACGTTACCGAGGCGGAACGCGAAGAACTGATGACGTTGCTGTTACTGGAAGAAAATCGTGAGCAGATCAATGGACTGATCGATCAGCTGATCCGTAGTGACCAGTCCGGGAACGGTTTATCGCAGGAAACGGCTGACGATATCCTCAATTCTATCTTCACAGCCACTGCCCAGCCACAAGCCAATTTCGCGCCTGCAACCGATAATGAGGAGGAGGATAATGTGGCTCCGCCGGTGCGCCCGCTATGGATTTTCAGACTTGTGGCAGCGTCGGTAGCATTGTTGTTGATGTATGGCGGCTATCGGTGGATCAACAAAAAAGACCAGCAGATTATGCCTGTGGCCGAGCTGGTAAGCGTTTATGGCGAAGATATTCGGGCTGGCGGAAACAAGGCGATCCTGACATTGGCCGACGGACAAACCCTGGATCTGGCGACGATCACGAGCGAGAATCTGGCCGGGCAGCCGGGTACTACTATTGACAAGACAAAAGGGCAGATCAGTTACAGTAATGTACCAGGAAATGCTCGGGCGATTGCATATAATGTTTTAAAAACACCATTGGGAGGCCAGTATAAAGTGGTGCTGCCCGACGGTTCGCGTGCCTGGCTCAATGCAGGTTCCAGCTTGAAATATCCGACGGCATTTGCAGGAAAAGACAGAAATGTGGAAATGACCGGTGAGGTTTATTTTGAAATAGAACCTAATAAAAAAATGCCTTTCCACGTGCGTGTCTTGGACAAATATGTGGATGGTAAGGATATGGAAATCACCGTTTTAGGTACCCATTTCAACATCAGTTCATATAGCGATGAACCTACTATTCAAACCACATTGCTGGAAGGTTCTGTGCGGGTGGAGAAGGGTAATGTAACCAAGGTACTGTCGCCCGGGCAGCAGGCGCGGGTAGAGGCGGGGCTCGCGAAAGATATAGCTGTTAAAATGGTAGATACCGAGAGTGTGGTGGCCTGGAAAGAGGGGCGGTTTGAGTTCAATGGCAACATTAAAGAGATCATGCGGCAGATTTCCCGTTGGTACGACCTGGACGTTTACTATGAAGGAAATGTTGACAAAAAGGCTTTTGCCGGGACGATTTCAAGGAAAAACAATGTCTCCGAAGTGCTTAAAATGTTGGAATTGACCGGCGGTATCCAGTTTCGGATCGAGGAAAGAAAAATTACCGTGAGGAATACAGATCAATGA